GACAAATCGGGGTTCCTCACCTTTGGAAGGGTAGCGCGCTCTATACAAACGCACTATCTGAATATTATCAACTTCTTTGAAAGGAGAGCAACCAATGCTGCAGCAGAGTCATTCAATGCTAAAATCAAAGCGTTCAGGGCACAGTTCAGAGGGGTAAAAGATAAAGCATTTTTCTTATACAGACTAGCTAAATTATATGCATAGAAATAAAATCCCTCAGGTTTTTACGTTGGTCCAAGAATGCTTTGATATACTTATTTTTACTATGTGCCAAAAATAAAAAATCCCCGTAAAGTATTAATTTACAGGGATTTTCTTTATTTTGCAATTCTTTCCAGCGGAGAGAGAGGGTATTGAACCCAAACATCTAATCGCCTATAAATCAGCTTTTTATTTTCCAAAATTTCAAATAGGTAACGAAACAGTAACGATTTTTGCAGGGTTATTTGTCCGGCTTTGTCCGCTGTTTGTCTGCCTATCTCACGGGTTCAAAGATACAACACATTTTTTAATTACGCAAATCTCTGTATATAAATGTTTCAGCTTAGGTGCAAGGTGCAAGCTATATATATAGATATATACTTGCACCTTGCACCTATCCGAAAAAATATGCCGTATTATTTGGCTATTCAAAATATTGTTCGTAGTTTTGCGAACAACAAAGAAGAAAGGAGAATTGGAGTGAAAGAGAAACAGTACACAACAGAGCAGGAACAGATTGCTCGGTTTGCCAAAGCAATGGGACATCCGGCACGGATGGCTATTCTTGCTTTCTTGGCAAAACAAGATAGTTGCTTCTTCGGTGATATTCACGAAGAACTACCTATTGCTAAAGCAACCGTTTCGCAGCATTTGAAAGAATTGAAAGAAGCTGGCTTAATTCAGGGGGAAATAGAAACGCCCAAAGTCCGGTATTGTATAAACCGGGAGAACTGGGAACTTGCCCGAAAATTGTTTGCAGCTTTTTTAGGGGACTGTAAATGTAAAGGTACATCGTGCTGTGAATAGCAGTACCTTTTTTTTGGAATAATTGTTCGTAGTTCTACGAACTACGATTATTATATTAACTTTAAAGTAGAATGACAATGGAAATTAAAGTATTAGGAACTGGGTGTTCAAGCTGTAAAGCCTTGTACGAAACTACCAAACAAGCTATTTCAGAATTAGGTTGCGATGCAACCCTTATCAAAGAGGAAGATTTATTGAAAATCATGGAGTATAACATTTTAGGGCTTCCGGCTTTGGTGATTGACGAGAAAGTCGTATCAGCCGGGAAAAAGTTATCCCTTGCAGAAGTAAAAGAGTTGATAACCAAATAAAAATGAACTATGAGAAAATTATTTTATCTACTGATTGCAACGCTGGTCTTAGTTTCCTGTGGTAACGGTTCAAAGAAAAAGACCGGAGAAAATCAAGCGGAAGAAATACAGTCTAACCGCATAGAGGTTCTTTATTTTCATGGAGCGCAACGGTGTATCACTTGCCGGGCGATAGAAACAAATACAGTAGCCCTTTTGGATAGCCTTTATTCAAAAGAAAAAGCAGACGGTAAAATTATCTATAAAGTGATAGATATTTCAAAGAAAGAAAATGAAGCGATTGCAGACAAGTACGAAGTTACATGGTCGTCTTTGTTTGTAAACGGCTGGAAAGACGGCAAAGAGAATGTAAACAACATGACCGAGTTTAGTTTTTCCAATGCGAAAAATGCACCGGACAAGTTTAAAGAGGGAATTAAAAGCAAGATTGACGAATTGTTAAAACAGTTGTAAGATGGATTTTCTTCAATCGCTATTAGATAACAGTTCTATTCCTGCTATTACAGCTTTTATATTGGGGATTTTAACGGCGGTCAGCCCGTGTCCGTTAGCGACCAACATAACGGCAATAGGATTTATTAGTAAGGACATAGAAAACCATCACCGGATATTTATAAACGGATTGCTTTATACTTTCGGCAGAATAGTAAGCTATACGGTTCTTGGCTTTATCCTTATCCCTATTCTCCGTGAGGGAGCAAGTATGTTTATGGTTCAAAAAGCCGTAAGCAAGTACGGGGAAATGCTGATTGCTCCGGCGTTAATTATCATTGGAATATTTATGCTCGATATAATAAAACTCAATCTACCGAAAATCAATATCGGCGGTGAAAGTTTGAAAAAGAGGACGAAAGGCGGTTGGGGGGCTATGCTATTGGGTATTTTATTCGCCCTTGCTTTTTGTCCTACCAGTGGAGTATTTTATTTCGGTATGCTTATGCCTTTGTCAGCAGCGGAAACGGGTGGGTATCTCTTACCTGTAATTTACGCTATTGCTACGGGATTACCCGTAATCCTTGTTGCATGGATTTTAGCGTACAGTGTTGCCGGACTGGGTAAGTTTTATAACCGGATGCAAATATTCGAGAAATGGTTTCGTAAAATAGTTGCCATCCTCTTTATTGCGGTAGGAATTTATTATGCAGTAGTCTTTTATCTATAAATAAACATAGAGTATCATTTTAAATAAAAACAGTATGAAAAAGATAGAAATTTTCGACCCGGCAATGTGTTGCCCTACGGGTCTTTGTGGAACAAATATTGACCCTGAATTAATGCGTATTGCGGTTGTTATTGAAACATTGAAGAAACAGGGTATCATCGTTACCCGTCACAATTTACGTGACGAACCGCAAGTGTATGTAAGTAATAAAACAGTAAACGAGCATCTGCAAAAACATGGGGCGGATGCACTGCCTATTACTTTAGTGGACGGCGAAATCGCTGTTTCAAAAACCTATCCTACCACCAAACAAATGAGTGAATGGACGGGTATCAATTTGGATTTTATGCCAGTAAAATGAGTATTCACCAGCTAATTATATAAAAATGAAAACATTTAATTTATCAGATATAGATTTGACGAAATACCTTTTCTTCACCGGAAAGGGCGGTGTAGGAAAAACTTCGATTGCTTGTGCTACTGCGGTAGGCTTGGCAGATAATGGAAAGAAAATACTTCTTATCAGTACAGACCCGGCTTCAAACCTGCAAGATGTGTTTAATCAAACACTGAACGGACACGGCACGGATATTCAAGAAGTACCCGGCTTAACGGTCGTTAATCTCGACCCGGAACAAGCCGCAGCCGAATACAGGGAAAGCGTTATTGCTCCTTTCCGGGGACAACTGCCCGAAAGTGTAATTCAGAATATGGAAGAACAACTTTCAGGCTCTTGTACGGTAGAAATTGCGGCTTTCAACCAGTTTTCCGATTTTATCACGGATGCCGATAAAGCAAAAGAATACGACCATATTATCTTTGATACAGCCCCCACGGGACACACGTTACGAATGTTACAACTACCATCAGCGTGGAGTACATTTATTAGTGAGAGTACGCACGGTGCATCTTGCTTAGGTCAATTATCCGGTTTGGAAGAACGGAAAGGTATCTATAAGCAGGCAGTTGAAACACTTTCGGATGCAAACGCAACCCGCTTAGTATTGGTTAGCCGTCCTGAAATCGCACCATTAAAAGAAGCCGCCCGTTCTTCACATGAATTGCAATTACTGGGAATTAAAAACCAGCTATTGGTAATCAACGGGCTTTTGCTGCAATTAGATGAAGCCGATAACGTATCGAAACAGATATATGACAGGCAGCAAAATGCCCTGAAACAGACCCCTGCGGAACTGCTGGAATATCCGTCTTATTATGTTCCTTTACGGTCATACAATTTATCTAATATTGCGAATATCCGCCGGATGCTTTACAATGATAATTTAACAAATGATGCGAACTATCAGCGGATTACCGATGCCAAAGGGATGGATGAACTGGTAAACGACCTCTATCAATCAGGAAAAAGGGTTGTTTTTACTATGGGAAAAGGCGGCGTGGGAAAAACCACTTTAGCCACTGAAATAGCCCTGAAATTAACAAAACTGGGTGCAAAGGTGCATCTTACCACCACTGACCCGGCAAACCATCTGAATTATAACCTTGCTGTTCAGGCTGGCATTACGGTAAGCCGGATTGACGAAGCGGAAGTGTTGGAAGCCTATAAAAACGAGGTTCGCAGTAAAGCTGCGGAAACAATGACTGCCGAAGATATGGAATATATAGAGGAAGATTTACGTTCACCGTGTACGCAAGAAATTGCAGTATTCCGGGCTTTCGCTGAAATTGTCGATAAAGCAGAAAATGAAGTCGTAGTAATTGACACCGCACCCACCGGACACACTTTGTTATTGCTGGATGCAACGGAAAGTTACCATAAAGAAGTACAACGTACACATGGCGACACTCCCGCTTCCGTAAGAAAGCTGTTACCACGTTTGAGAAACCAGCAGGAAACAGAAGTCGTTATTGTGACCCTGCCCGAAGCAACACCCGTATTTGAAGCCGAACGTTTGCAAATGGATTTACAACGTGCCGGGATTAATAATAAATGGTGGGTCGTGAATGCTTGCTTGTCATTAACTGACACCGAAAATTCTTTCTTGCGGGCAAAGGCGCAAAATGAATTGGTTTGGATTAAGAAAGTAGAAGAATTGTCAAAGGGAAATGCTGCCCTGATAGCTTGGAAAAATAACTAAAAACATGAAGATTTTAATTCTTTGTACAGGGAATAGCTGCCGCAGCCAAATGGCACATGGCTTTTTACAATCATTTGACAATAAACTGGATGTCTTTTCAGCAGGAACAAAACCTGCTGAAAAGGTTAATCCGATGGCGGTAAAGGTTATGGATGAAATGGGTATAGATTTAGCCCACCATACCCCTAAAAGTGTAAACCTATATATAGGGCAGGAATGGGACTATGTTATTACGGTCTGCGGTGGGGCAAACGAAAGCTGCCCGATGTTTACGGGTGAAGTAAGAAATAGGCTGCATATAGGATTTGACGACCCCTCGGAAGCAACCGGAACGCCGGAGTTTATAAACAGTGAATTTCATCGGGTACGGGATGAGATAAAAGCCCGTTTCTATGACTTCTACCTGAAAGAATTAAGACCACAATTAAGCTAAATAGTTGTTGTTATGGAAAAGAAACAAGGAATTGGATTTTTTGAAAAATACCTGACTATCTGGGTTGCCTTGTGCATCATTATTGGAATTGCCGTGGGACAATGGCTTCCGGCAATTCCGCAAACATTAAGCAAATTTGAATATGCCAACGTGTCTATACCCGTGGCAATCCTGATTTGGTTAATGATTTATCCGATGATGCTAAAAGTGGATTTTCAAAGTGTTAAGAATGTTGGCAAGCGTCCGAAAGGAATAATAGTCACTTGCGTTACAAATTGGCTGATAAAGCCATTTACCATGTTCGGAATAGCTTATTTGTTCTTCTATGTGGTTTTCAAAGCCTTTATACCTGCCGGATTAGCCGAAGAATATTTAGCCGGGGCGGTATTATTGGGGGCTGCACCTTGTACAGCTATGGTGTTCGTGTGGAGTTACCTTACTAAAGGGGATGCCGCTTATACGCTGGTACAAGTGGCAGTGAACGATTTAATCATATTGGTAGCGTTTGCCCCTATCGTTGCTTTCCTGCTGGGAGTTGGTGGCGTATCTATCCCGTGGGACACTCTGTTGCTATCCGTGGGGCTGTTTGTTGTGATACCACTTGCTGCCGGGGTCATTACCCGAATAATGGTTATCCGCCGCAAAGGTGTGGAATATTTCAATAACGTATTTATTAAGAAATTTAATAATTATACGGTAGGTGGATTGCTATTAACGCTTATTATCCTGTTTTCATTTCAAGGAGAAACGATACTGAACAATCCCCTGCATATCTTATTGATTGCAGTTCCGCTTGTGTTGCAAACGGTTCTGATATTCTTCGTTGCTTACGGTTGGGCGAAATGGTGGAAATTACCCCATGATGTTGCCGCACCTGCCGGAATGATTGGGGCAAGTAATTTCTTTGAATTGGCGGTTGCTGTGGCTATTTCTCTTTTTGGTTTACAATCCGGGGCTGCATTGGCTACGGTGGTGGGCGTGCTGGTCGAAGTTCCGGTGATGTTGATGTTAGTAAGGATTGCCAATAACACACGAAGCTGGTTTCCGGCTACAAAATAACAATAGGGCAAAAGTCCTAATCTAACTTTATCGTAAAAAGGCTTGGTGCTGGAAATGTTTGTTCCTAACGTTTCCGGCATTCTGCCTTTTACAAAAGTCAGAATAAAGATACATTTTTCGGCATTAAGACAACCGTAATAACATGAACAATGAAATTAATTTTGAAGAATTTATAAAAAACATAGACTGTACTATCTATGAAAAAATAGATGTTGATAACTGGAATATTTCAATAGAGGTAGTTCTCGATGTCGTAGAGTTTCTGCAACGGTCACTCGAAGATATGAGAACTTGTATTGTCAATCATCCTTTCAGTAACAAGGAAGAAGAAATTTATTTCTTCAAACACATCAAACCGGAAGTATTGAGTAGATTATTATATTTTACAGAGATTTACAATACCGAAATGCGAAAACCGCATGGAAGCATTGAAGTCTTAAAAAAGTATTATAACGACAGATTGGATGAATTGACTTCCTATTTTGAAAGTAATTTGGATTTTTACCAATATTACCGTTCTAAAGCGACCCACTTAGATAGTCATTATTTTGTACGGGGGCATATTGATTTTAAGCTATGTCCGAATTGTGTACCTTATGACCGTGACCCGGAATTTTCCACTTGTTACGACCACAAAGCAGCACAAATATTAGCGAATGATATGCTTTGTATTTATCTGAATAAAAAGTTACATGGAGTTGATAAGCAAGTAATCATCGCAAAAAGTCGGTCTTTCTTGCCGGAACACCCTTTCCGGTGGACTGCAACAAAAATAGCAGCCGTAGAATTAGGCTACGCTATATATGCGGCGGGTATTCTGAATAACGGACAAGCGGATATAAAAGAAATTATGACTTTTATGGAAGCATCGTTTCAAATCGACTTAGGCGACTATTACCGAACTTACATAACCATGAAAGACAGAAAAAAAGACCGGACTTCATTTCTAAACAGCTTAATAAAAAGCCTGCTTAAAAAGATGGATGAAGATGATAACCTATAAATAAAAACAACCAAGTTCCTGCCAACTTGGTTGTTTTTGTTTTCACTCGCTCCATACTCTATTTTTTCTTTATTATTGCGAAAAACAGGTGATTTTTTCCTTGTTTTACCTGTAATTACTCCGAAAAATAAATCTTCCAACTTGGAAAAAGGTTGGAAGATTTATTTTTTCAAACGCTCCAACTTTGCGGCAAATCAATTAGTTAGCAATATGGAGATAATAACATTCGAGTCAAAAGCCTATAAGGAATTAGACAACAAAATTACCGCTATTGCGGATTACATTTTCAACCACATGGAAGCGGAAAGCACTAATGAGGATGAAATTTGGGTGGACAGTTACGAAGTCTGCACTTTCCTGAAAATCAGCGAAAAGACACTTCAACGCCTGCGGGTGGCTGGAACTATTGCGTATTCCAATATCCGAGGGCGTTACTTCTACAAAATCAGCGAAGTAAAACGGATGCTGGAAGAACGCCTGATAAGAAGTAACAAAGAGAACATTCAAGACCTGATAACCAACCATCAGCTATATGTTAAGGAAAGAAGAAATCTTAGAAAGGACAAATAACGGGCTATCCGTGTTCAAGCACTATATACCGGGTAACTGGCGGATAGGTCGCAATTTCCTGAACCCTCTTTATGAGGATAACAAGGCATCGTGCAATATCTATTTCGACCGCCGGAATGGTAACTATAAAATGAAAGACTTCGGCAACGACAGTTATAGCGGTGACTGTTTCTTTTTCGTGGGGCAACTCAAAGGACTGGATTGTAACAATCCGGTGGACTTTGTGGAAATATTGGAAACCATCGACCGGGATTTGGGGCTTGGGCTGGTAGCAGGCAACCCGATACCTGTTACCCGTACTTCTTACCGGACGGAGAAACTAATATCGAAAGAAACACCCGAAAAGGAAAGTAAACCCTATCAGTTCAGAGAACAAAAATTTCCGCTTGCCGAATTGATGTACTGGCAACAATACGGCATCACCCCGGAGATTTTAGAACTGTATAAGGTTTGTTCTCTGCGGGATTTTCAAAGTGAAACGGCGGATGGTACACCGTTTACTTATACTTCGTCCGTGGCAGAACCGATGTACGGGTATAAAAGTAAACGATATATAAAACTATATCGTCCATTCTCGAAAACCCGCTTTCTGTATGGCGGCAGCTTCGGTGAAAATTATTGTTTCGGGCTGGAACAACTACCCGCAAAAGGTGATACATTATTTATCACGGGTGGTGAAAAAGATGTCATGGCAATGGCAGCACACGGTTTTCACGCTATCTGCTTTAACAGTGAAACGGTGACTATCCCGCCTACCCTGATTTATAAACTAACGTTCCGCTTCAAACATATAATCTTGCTATATGATACCGATAAGAGGGGCAAGGAAAGCGCACGAAAGCAGGAAAAACAGTTGGAAGAATTTGGGGTAAAACGGCTGCTTTTGCCACTTCCCGGCACGAAAGAGGAAAAGGATATTTCCGATTATTTCAAAGCGGGAAATACCCGTGAAAATTTCCTTAAACTGTTCATTGATTTTTTAGACAACCTTTATAGTGATACATTGATTATGCTTAAATCGTGCGAAATAGACTTTAATAATCCACCGGCAAAAGCGCAGGTGATAATCTCCGCCGGGGACGTTCCGCTGGGAACACAAGGCAACCTGTTCGGCATCACTGGCGGCGAAGGTACAGGAAAAAGTAATTATGTTGCTGCAATGGTGGCAGGGTGTATCTGTCCGGCAGGGGCAGAAGTGGACACACTCGGCATACAGATAGCAACTAACGGCAAACATAAGGCGGTTTTGTTATATGATACGGAACAGTCGGAAGTGCAACTATTCAAGAACGTAAGCAACTTGTTAGCCCGTGCCAAGCAACCGGATAAGCCGGAAGAACTGAAAGCATTCTGCCTGACGGGTATGTCCCGTAAAGAACGCCTGCACGCTATTGTTCAAAGTATGGATAAATTTTATTACCAGTACGGCGGCATCCAGTTGGTAGTTATTGACGGCATCGCCGACCTTGTAAAAAGTGCGAATGATGAAGCGGAAAGTGTAGCAGTAATAGATGAATTATACCGATTAGCTGGAATTTATAATACCTGTATTCTTTGCGTGCTGCACTTCGTTCCAAACGGATTAAAACTACGTGGACACTTGGGTAGTGAATTACAGCGCAAAGCAGCTACCATTTTGTCGATAGAAAAGGACGAAGAACCCACGCAGTCGGTGGTGAAAGCACTGAAAGTAAGGGACGGCAGCCCGTTGGACGTTCCCCTGATGCTCTTTGCTTGGGACAAGGTAGCCGGGATGCACGTTTACAAAGGAGAAAAGCCACGTGAAGAAAAGGAAAAACGCAAAGAAAAGGAGTTGGTAAGCGTTGCCCGTGATATTTTCGGGCGGCAAACCCATATCACCTATATAGACCTTTGCGAACAGTTGCAGCAGGTTTTGGACGTAAAAGAACGTACCGCAAAAAGTTATATCCGCTTTATGCGGGAACGGGACATTATCATTAAAGACCCGTCCAACCAAAGTTATTACATGATTGGTTTAATTTAATCCGGCAGCCCTATGTATATAAATAGAGAAGATTTCGTAGCATGGATGGAACGTATCATGGATAGGTTCGATATGCAGGACAAAAAGATAGACCGCTTGGTAGGCGGACATAATTATTTAGACGGCGAACGCTTACTGGACAATCAGGATTTATGCCTACTGTTGAAAGTGAGTGCTAAAACTTTGCAACGTTACCGCAAGAAAGGGATATTGCCCTATCTGACACTGGACGGACGATGTTATTACCGTGAAAGTGATGTACACCAGCTAATCCGTGAACGAACGGATTAGGCTTTCTGACAGATTGTTTTGTTATATTCCAATCCTGCTTTATATAACGATTAAGGCAGGATTTCTTTATTTTATACTGCGAATATCAGGGCTTTTCCTTAACTTTGCAAAAGTAACATAAGAGAATAACGGCGATTGAACAAATAACTGGGAAGTCGTCTTTATATATAACATATTCGTTCGCCGAATATCTCAAAGTAGAAAACTGGCACTTTTCAAAATGAAACGAGATTTCAGCGCAATGCTTATGCTATGCTTTGTCATAGCGTGGGCTTGCCTGTCCCGTTTCAAAGGTATTGCCAGTACCTCTACTTTGGAGCAGTGTAAGTTCACGCTTCTTTTTTGAGGTATTGGCGGGCAGTTTGGATAAAGATTATCAACTGTTTAATACCTTATTATATGAAGCAGATAAAAAGCTATATTGCCGTATCTCTCGATGGATTTATTGCACCGCCCGACAAAGAATTGGATTGGATACCCCAAGAGGTCAAATTTTTATTGAATAAAGAATATGAAATGGCGGATAATTTGCTGATGGGGGCAAATACTTATCTATATCTTTTCAAACATTGGGGTGGTTGGCCGTACAAAAGCCAACGGTCTTTTGTGGTGTCCCACTACCACAATAATGTTACCCGAAATTACAATGTGGAATTTCTGTTAGACAATCCTTTTTTTTAAAATAGATGAACTAAAACAGGATAGTGATATATTAGTGATAGGTGGCGGAAAATTGCTTACCTCGCTGATAAAAGCGGGATTGTTGGATAGTCTAACGGTGTACACTGTTCCTGTTATGTTGGGAAAAGGCATTGGATTTTTGGGAGAAACATTCGGTTCAGAATGGAAGCTGTCAGAAAGCAAGGTACTGGATGGCGGTGTGGTTTGCTCGACATATCAGTTTGATAAAAATTTGTAATAAAAAAAAATGCGCCCGGTTTCCCTCCGGGCGCAACCACTAAAATTCCTGTTATTCATAGCTTAAAAACCTATTGGTAACGGAACTTCAGTGGCAAAGATAGTGTTTTTTAGTTATTTCTTCCCTTTCTTGTCAGGGAACACAAAACCTATATTAAACTGTTCGTCCAGCATCAGCGAAGCATCAAACGGTTTCCCGTTCCTGCCTTTGAAACCTTTGATTATTCCGGTTTTCCGCTTTAATACCAGTTCGG
The nucleotide sequence above comes from Bacteroides intestinalis DSM 17393. Encoded proteins:
- a CDS encoding ArsR/SmtB family transcription factor, which codes for MKEKQYTTEQEQIARFAKAMGHPARMAILAFLAKQDSCFFGDIHEELPIAKATVSQHLKELKEAGLIQGEIETPKVRYCINRENWELARKLFAAFLGDCKCKGTSCCE
- a CDS encoding thioredoxin family protein — encoded protein: MEIKVLGTGCSSCKALYETTKQAISELGCDATLIKEEDLLKIMEYNILGLPALVIDEKVVSAGKKLSLAEVKELITK
- a CDS encoding nitrophenyl compound nitroreductase subunit ArsF family protein, with the translated sequence MRKLFYLLIATLVLVSCGNGSKKKTGENQAEEIQSNRIEVLYFHGAQRCITCRAIETNTVALLDSLYSKEKADGKIIYKVIDISKKENEAIADKYEVTWSSLFVNGWKDGKENVNNMTEFSFSNAKNAPDKFKEGIKSKIDELLKQL
- a CDS encoding aromatic aminobenezylarsenical efflux permease ArsG family transporter — encoded protein: MDFLQSLLDNSSIPAITAFILGILTAVSPCPLATNITAIGFISKDIENHHRIFINGLLYTFGRIVSYTVLGFILIPILREGASMFMVQKAVSKYGEMLIAPALIIIGIFMLDIIKLNLPKINIGGESLKKRTKGGWGAMLLGILFALAFCPTSGVFYFGMLMPLSAAETGGYLLPVIYAIATGLPVILVAWILAYSVAGLGKFYNRMQIFEKWFRKIVAILFIAVGIYYAVVFYL
- the arsD gene encoding arsenite efflux transporter metallochaperone ArsD gives rise to the protein MKKIEIFDPAMCCPTGLCGTNIDPELMRIAVVIETLKKQGIIVTRHNLRDEPQVYVSNKTVNEHLQKHGADALPITLVDGEIAVSKTYPTTKQMSEWTGINLDFMPVK
- the arsA gene encoding arsenical pump-driving ATPase yields the protein MKTFNLSDIDLTKYLFFTGKGGVGKTSIACATAVGLADNGKKILLISTDPASNLQDVFNQTLNGHGTDIQEVPGLTVVNLDPEQAAAEYRESVIAPFRGQLPESVIQNMEEQLSGSCTVEIAAFNQFSDFITDADKAKEYDHIIFDTAPTGHTLRMLQLPSAWSTFISESTHGASCLGQLSGLEERKGIYKQAVETLSDANATRLVLVSRPEIAPLKEAARSSHELQLLGIKNQLLVINGLLLQLDEADNVSKQIYDRQQNALKQTPAELLEYPSYYVPLRSYNLSNIANIRRMLYNDNLTNDANYQRITDAKGMDELVNDLYQSGKRVVFTMGKGGVGKTTLATEIALKLTKLGAKVHLTTTDPANHLNYNLAVQAGITVSRIDEAEVLEAYKNEVRSKAAETMTAEDMEYIEEDLRSPCTQEIAVFRAFAEIVDKAENEVVVIDTAPTGHTLLLLDATESYHKEVQRTHGDTPASVRKLLPRLRNQQETEVVIVTLPEATPVFEAERLQMDLQRAGINNKWWVVNACLSLTDTENSFLRAKAQNELVWIKKVEELSKGNAALIAWKNN
- a CDS encoding arsenate reductase ArsC — encoded protein: MKILILCTGNSCRSQMAHGFLQSFDNKLDVFSAGTKPAEKVNPMAVKVMDEMGIDLAHHTPKSVNLYIGQEWDYVITVCGGANESCPMFTGEVRNRLHIGFDDPSEATGTPEFINSEFHRVRDEIKARFYDFYLKELRPQLS
- the arsB gene encoding ACR3 family arsenite efflux transporter, translating into MEKKQGIGFFEKYLTIWVALCIIIGIAVGQWLPAIPQTLSKFEYANVSIPVAILIWLMIYPMMLKVDFQSVKNVGKRPKGIIVTCVTNWLIKPFTMFGIAYLFFYVVFKAFIPAGLAEEYLAGAVLLGAAPCTAMVFVWSYLTKGDAAYTLVQVAVNDLIILVAFAPIVAFLLGVGGVSIPWDTLLLSVGLFVVIPLAAGVITRIMVIRRKGVEYFNNVFIKKFNNYTVGGLLLTLIILFSFQGETILNNPLHILLIAVPLVLQTVLIFFVAYGWAKWWKLPHDVAAPAGMIGASNFFELAVAVAISLFGLQSGAALATVVGVLVEVPVMLMLVRIANNTRSWFPATK
- a CDS encoding RteC domain-containing protein produces the protein MNNEINFEEFIKNIDCTIYEKIDVDNWNISIEVVLDVVEFLQRSLEDMRTCIVNHPFSNKEEEIYFFKHIKPEVLSRLLYFTEIYNTEMRKPHGSIEVLKKYYNDRLDELTSYFESNLDFYQYYRSKATHLDSHYFVRGHIDFKLCPNCVPYDRDPEFSTCYDHKAAQILANDMLCIYLNKKLHGVDKQVIIAKSRSFLPEHPFRWTATKIAAVELGYAIYAAGILNNGQADIKEIMTFMEASFQIDLGDYYRTYITMKDRKKDRTSFLNSLIKSLLKKMDEDDNL
- a CDS encoding helix-turn-helix domain-containing protein yields the protein MEIITFESKAYKELDNKITAIADYIFNHMEAESTNEDEIWVDSYEVCTFLKISEKTLQRLRVAGTIAYSNIRGRYFYKISEVKRMLEERLIRSNKENIQDLITNHQLYVKERRNLRKDK
- a CDS encoding bifunctional DNA primase/helicase — encoded protein: MLRKEEILERTNNGLSVFKHYIPGNWRIGRNFLNPLYEDNKASCNIYFDRRNGNYKMKDFGNDSYSGDCFFFVGQLKGLDCNNPVDFVEILETIDRDLGLGLVAGNPIPVTRTSYRTEKLISKETPEKESKPYQFREQKFPLAELMYWQQYGITPEILELYKVCSLRDFQSETADGTPFTYTSSVAEPMYGYKSKRYIKLYRPFSKTRFLYGGSFGENYCFGLEQLPAKGDTLFITGGEKDVMAMAAHGFHAICFNSETVTIPPTLIYKLTFRFKHIILLYDTDKRGKESARKQEKQLEEFGVKRLLLPLPGTKEEKDISDYFKAGNTRENFLKLFIDFLDNLYSDTLIMLKSCEIDFNNPPAKAQVIISAGDVPLGTQGNLFGITGGEGTGKSNYVAAMVAGCICPAGAEVDTLGIQIATNGKHKAVLLYDTEQSEVQLFKNVSNLLARAKQPDKPEELKAFCLTGMSRKERLHAIVQSMDKFYYQYGGIQLVVIDGIADLVKSANDEAESVAVIDELYRLAGIYNTCILCVLHFVPNGLKLRGHLGSELQRKAATILSIEKDEEPTQSVVKALKVRDGSPLDVPLMLFAWDKVAGMHVYKGEKPREEKEKRKEKELVSVARDIFGRQTHITYIDLCEQLQQVLDVKERTAKSYIRFMRERDIIIKDPSNQSYYMIGLI
- a CDS encoding helix-turn-helix domain-containing protein; translation: MYINREDFVAWMERIMDRFDMQDKKIDRLVGGHNYLDGERLLDNQDLCLLLKVSAKTLQRYRKKGILPYLTLDGRCYYRESDVHQLIRERTD